Part of the Pseudomonas baltica genome is shown below.
CGGCACCGCCGGTGGTCGAGCCACCACCGCCGGCCCCCGCGCCGCCCGTGGCCGAGACGCCGCCACCGCCCGTGGTGGACGAGATGGCTGCCAAGCCGGAACCCAAGCCCAAGCCCAAGCCGGTCGTGAAGCCGGTCCCCAAGCCCGTGGCCAAACCGGTCGAGAAACCTTTGCCCAAGCCTGCCGAACCCGTACCAGCGCCTGCGCCCGTAGCGGCCCCGGCACCGCCCGCGCCGCCGGCACCCGCACCTGTCACGCCACCATCGGCCACCGCCGGCTATTTGAAGAACCCGGCGCCGCAATACCCGGACCTGGCCATGCGCCGCGGTTGGGAGGGCACCGTGTTGCTGCGCGTGCAAGTACTGGCCAGCGGTCAGCCCGGCGACATCCAGATCCAGAAGAGCAGCGGTCGTACCCAGCTCGACGAGGCCGCGCTGGCAGCGGTCAAACGCTGGAGTTTCGTGCCGGCCAAGCAAGGCAACGTACCGCAGGCCGGT
Proteins encoded:
- a CDS encoding energy transducer TonB encodes the protein MGNVPTAASATRTLWREPANAELLALGNVFREPLWTLRLQRAPGPILSKREGILLGVFALVLHGAVIYWLNSTPTPTLPVVPPEVPPMTIEFSQPAPPAPPVVEPPPPAPAPPVAETPPPPVVDEMAAKPEPKPKPKPVVKPVPKPVAKPVEKPLPKPAEPVPAPAPVAAPAPPAPPAPAPVTPPSATAGYLKNPAPQYPDLAMRRGWEGTVLLRVQVLASGQPGDIQIQKSSGRTQLDEAALAAVKRWSFVPAKQGNVPQAGWVSVPIDFKLR